One Ciconia boyciana chromosome 9, ASM3463844v1, whole genome shotgun sequence genomic window carries:
- the LOC140656808 gene encoding protocadherin gamma-C5-like isoform X9 — protein MRPTHIQDPWTGEIRTEGPLDYEESSAYEIVVRARDKGSPAMEGHCHLRVELIDINDNSPEIVLTSLSSPVQEDATPGTVIALIGVKDSDSGANGQVRLQIAKELPFKLVSSFKEHFSLVTNGPLDREKASGYNITVRAVDSGSPQRTTQKTFYLQIADVNDNAPNFSSPFDTAHIQENSLPGTSVFSVSASDPDEGSNAKLSYSILHNGMQDVPISTYFRIDQDNGTIYTMRALDYEQDKVFQVPVEVKDAGSPALSSTAVVHVFILDENDNAPTIVYPSVPKGSAFHQTIPALAEPGYLVTKIVAVDADSGHNAWLSYQLQETAEALPFQVERHSGEIRVAQAFRELEDPHRLVVEVRDNGTPSLSASVVIVISPEENSVQDFAKSLDLPKSSPKDTNLTLYLIISLVSISLVFCVMFAVVAARCLKAGAASWTFAGCCQGTGHKPASHFSGQMKPDGFIEYLDVGGAGLTSQAQNYTSCFSPMSDQNDFLFVKPFSHSSTAETMAAYEQVTSTLASPCDGQVQPNTDWRFSQTQRPGTSGSQNGEEGGAWPNNQFDTEMLQAMILASANEAADGNSTLGGGTGTMGLSTRYGPQFTLQHVPDYRQNVYIPGSTATLTNAAGKRDAKSASSSGGNKKKSGKKEKK, from the exons ATGCGACCCACCCATATCCAAG ATCCCTGGACAGGGGAGATCAGAACCGAAGGCCCGTTGGATTATGAGGAATCCAGTGCTTACGAGATTGTGGTTCGAGCCAGGGACAAGGGATCCCCAGCCATGGAAGGACACTGTCACCTGCGAGTGGAATTAATCGATATCAACGATAACAGCCCAGAGATCGTGCTGACCTCTCTCTCCAGCCCAGTGCAGGAGGACGCAACTCCGGGCACTGTGATTGCCCTCATTGGTGTGAAGGACAGCGATTCTGGTGCCAATGGGCAGGTCCGTCTGCAGATAGCGAAAGAGCTCCCATTTAAACTGGTATCatcttttaaagaacatttttcactgGTCACAAATGGTCCCCTTGATCGGGAGAAGGCCAGTGGATACAATATCACGGTGAGGGCTGTGGATTCAGGGTCCCCACAGAGGACCACACAAAAAACCTTTTACCTCCAAATTGCTGATGTGAATGATAATGCACCAAATTTCTCCAGCCCTTTTGATACGGCTCACATTCAGGAAAACTCCCTTCCTGGAACTTCTGTTTTTTCGGTGTCAGCATCTGATCCCGATGAGGGTAGCAATGCCAAGCTGTCCTACTCCATCTTGCACAATGGGATGCAAGATGTACCCATCTCAACCTACTTCCGAATAGACCAGGACAATGGCACCATCTACACGATGAGAGCTCTGGACTATGAGCAGGATAAGGTGTTCCAGGTGCCCGTGGAGGTGAAGGATGCTGGGTCTCCTGCGCTGAGTAGTACTGCTGTGGTCCATGTGTTCATCCTGGATGAGAACGACAATGCCCCCACCATTGTCTACCCGTCTGTCCCCAAGGGCTCTGCCTTCCACCAAACCATCCCAGCCTTGGCAGAACCTGGCTATCTGGTCACCAAAATTGTAGCTGTTGATGCTGATAGTGGCCATAATGCCTGGCTGTCCTACCAGCTGCAGGAGACCGCTGAGGCTTTGCCTTTCCAAGTGGAACGCCACTCTGGAGAGATAAGGGTTGCACAGGCTTTCAGGGAGTTAGAAGATCCCCACAGGCTGGTGGTCGAAGTGAGGGACAATGGGACACCGTCCCTCTCGGCCTCTGTGGTAATAGTAATTTCTCCAGAGGAAAACAGTGTGCAGGACTTCGCCAAGTCCTTGGACCTTCCCAAATCTTCTCCCAAGGATACCAACCTAACGCTTTACCTCATCATCTCCTTGGTGTCCATTTCCCTTGTGTTCTGTGTGATGTTTGCTGTGGTGGCTGCCCGATGTCTCAAAGCTGGTGCTGCCAGCTGGACCTTTGCGGGTTGCTGCCAAGGGACTGGCCACAAGCCTGCTTCCCATTTCAGTGGGCAGATGAAGCCAGATGGCTTCATCGAGTACCTGGACGTGGGAGGAGCAGGCTTGACCTCCCAGGCACAGAATTACACCTCTTGTTTCTCACCCATGTCTGACCAGAATGATTTCCTCTTTGTAAAACCTTTCAGCCATTCTAGCACTGCAGAGACCATGGCTGCCTATGAGCAGGTGACCAGCACCTTAGCGAGTCCGTGTGATGGG CAAGTTCAGCCTAACACAGACTGGCGCTTCTCTCAGACCCAGAGACCTGGAACGAGTGG cTCCCAGAATGGAGAGGAAGGTGGAGCCTGGCCGAACAACCAGTTTGACACAGAGATGCTCCAAGCCATGATCCTGGCTTCAGCAAATG AAGCTGCTGATGGCAACTCAACCCTGGGCGGCGGGACGGGCACCATGGGGCTGAGCACCCGCTATGGCCCCCAGTTCACCCTGCAGCACGTTCCTGATTACCGGCAGAACGTCTACATcccaggcagcactgccacccTCACCAATGCTGCTGGCAAGCGTGACGCCAAGAGCGCCAGCTCCTCGGGAGGCAACAAGAAGAAATCcgggaagaaggagaagaagtaA
- the LOC140656808 gene encoding protocadherin gamma-C5-like isoform X4 has product MFGGRSLPWQLSLLLAALSCLPARSSAQLRYSVPEDREPGSSVGDLTKDLGVEVQSLAARNLRLVSEGGQRHFQVDLAAGVLLLNSRLDREALCRQSPTCFLHLQLVMENPLQLHRVEVDVLDVNDNAPQFPKLEVVLEITEVANPGTRLPLEVAEDPDMGSNSISTYELSPSKHFTLSISVRGDGIKMPEIILEKALDREKVAVHHLTLTALDGGNPMKSGTAKVTIHVLDANDNPPICDPPISKVHLEENVPVGTLVTKLNVTDLDEGPNGDVEYSFKTSNNVPGKFTKMFSLDPWTGEIRTEGPLDYEESSAYEIVVRARDKGSPAMEGHCHLRVELIDINDNSPEIVLTSLSSPVQEDATPGTVIALIGVKDSDSGANGQVRLQIAKELPFKLVSSFKEHFSLVTNGPLDREKASGYNITVRAVDSGSPQRTTQKTFYLQIADVNDNAPNFSSPFDTAHIQENSLPGTSVFSVSASDPDEGSNAKLSYSILHNGMQDVPISTYFRIDQDNGTIYTMRALDYEQDKVFQVPVEVKDAGSPALSSTAVVHVFILDENDNAPTIVYPSVPKGSAFHQTIPALAEPGYLVTKIVAVDADSGHNAWLSYQLQETAEALPFQVERHSGEIRVAQAFRELEDPHRLVVEVRDNGTPSLSASVVIVISPEENSVQDFAKSLDLPKSSPKDTNLTLYLIISLVSISLVFCVMFAVVAARCLKAGAASWTFAGCCQGTGHKPASHFSGQMKPDGFIEYLDVGGAGLTSQAQNYTSCFSPMSDQNDFLFVKPFSHSSTAETMAAYEQVTSTLASPCDGQVQPNTDWRFSQTQRPGTSGSQNGEEGGAWPNNQFDTEMLQAMILASANEAADGNSTLGGGTGTMGLSTRYGPQFTLQHVPDYRQNVYIPGSTATLTNAAGKRDAKSASSSGGNKKKSGKKEKK; this is encoded by the exons ATGTTCGGGGGACGGAGTTTGCCATGGCAGCTCTCGCTGCTGCTCGcagccctctcctgcctgccggCTCGCAGCAGCGCGCAGCTGCGCTACTCCGTGCCCGAGGACCGAGAGCCGGGCTCCTCGGTGGGCGACCTGACCAAGGACCTGGGGGTGGAggtgcagagcctggccgccCGCAACCTGCGCCTGGTGAGCGAGGGTGGACAGCGGCACTTCCAGGTGGACCTGGCGGCGGGTGTGCTGCTCCTCAATAGCAGGCTGGACCGGGAGGCActgtgcaggcagagccccaCGTGCTTCCTGCACCTCCAACTCGTCATGGAGAATCCCCTCCAGCTCCACCGTGTTGAGGTGGATGTCCTCGACGTGAATGACAACGCTCCCCAGTTCCCCAAGCTGGAGGTGGTCTTGGAGATCACTGAGGTAGCCAACCCTGGGACTCGGCTACCCTTGGAGGTAGCAGAAGACCCGGATATGGGCTCCAACTCCATCTCCACCTATGAGCTCAGCCCCAGTAAACATTTCACCCTGAGTATCAGTGTGAGAGGAGATGGCATTAAAATGCCCGAGATCATACTTGAAAAAGCACTGGATAGAGAGAAAGTGGCTGTTCATCACCTAACACTGACAGCCCTGGATGGAGGGAATCCAATGAAATCTGGCACTGCCAAGGTTACTATCCATGTCCTGGATGCAAATGACAACCCTCCTATATGCGACCCACCCATATCCAAGGTACATCTGGAGGAGAATGTGCCAGTAGGCACTCTGGTCACCAAGTTGAATGTTACCGACCTGGATGAAGGTCCCAATGGGGATGTGGAATATTCTTTCAAAACTAGCAATAACGTACCTGGTAAATTCACCAAGATGTTCTCTTTAGATCCCTGGACAGGGGAGATCAGAACCGAAGGCCCGTTGGATTATGAGGAATCCAGTGCTTACGAGATTGTGGTTCGAGCCAGGGACAAGGGATCCCCAGCCATGGAAGGACACTGTCACCTGCGAGTGGAATTAATCGATATCAACGATAACAGCCCAGAGATCGTGCTGACCTCTCTCTCCAGCCCAGTGCAGGAGGACGCAACTCCGGGCACTGTGATTGCCCTCATTGGTGTGAAGGACAGCGATTCTGGTGCCAATGGGCAGGTCCGTCTGCAGATAGCGAAAGAGCTCCCATTTAAACTGGTATCatcttttaaagaacatttttcactgGTCACAAATGGTCCCCTTGATCGGGAGAAGGCCAGTGGATACAATATCACGGTGAGGGCTGTGGATTCAGGGTCCCCACAGAGGACCACACAAAAAACCTTTTACCTCCAAATTGCTGATGTGAATGATAATGCACCAAATTTCTCCAGCCCTTTTGATACGGCTCACATTCAGGAAAACTCCCTTCCTGGAACTTCTGTTTTTTCGGTGTCAGCATCTGATCCCGATGAGGGTAGCAATGCCAAGCTGTCCTACTCCATCTTGCACAATGGGATGCAAGATGTACCCATCTCAACCTACTTCCGAATAGACCAGGACAATGGCACCATCTACACGATGAGAGCTCTGGACTATGAGCAGGATAAGGTGTTCCAGGTGCCCGTGGAGGTGAAGGATGCTGGGTCTCCTGCGCTGAGTAGTACTGCTGTGGTCCATGTGTTCATCCTGGATGAGAACGACAATGCCCCCACCATTGTCTACCCGTCTGTCCCCAAGGGCTCTGCCTTCCACCAAACCATCCCAGCCTTGGCAGAACCTGGCTATCTGGTCACCAAAATTGTAGCTGTTGATGCTGATAGTGGCCATAATGCCTGGCTGTCCTACCAGCTGCAGGAGACCGCTGAGGCTTTGCCTTTCCAAGTGGAACGCCACTCTGGAGAGATAAGGGTTGCACAGGCTTTCAGGGAGTTAGAAGATCCCCACAGGCTGGTGGTCGAAGTGAGGGACAATGGGACACCGTCCCTCTCGGCCTCTGTGGTAATAGTAATTTCTCCAGAGGAAAACAGTGTGCAGGACTTCGCCAAGTCCTTGGACCTTCCCAAATCTTCTCCCAAGGATACCAACCTAACGCTTTACCTCATCATCTCCTTGGTGTCCATTTCCCTTGTGTTCTGTGTGATGTTTGCTGTGGTGGCTGCCCGATGTCTCAAAGCTGGTGCTGCCAGCTGGACCTTTGCGGGTTGCTGCCAAGGGACTGGCCACAAGCCTGCTTCCCATTTCAGTGGGCAGATGAAGCCAGATGGCTTCATCGAGTACCTGGACGTGGGAGGAGCAGGCTTGACCTCCCAGGCACAGAATTACACCTCTTGTTTCTCACCCATGTCTGACCAGAATGATTTCCTCTTTGTAAAACCTTTCAGCCATTCTAGCACTGCAGAGACCATGGCTGCCTATGAGCAGGTGACCAGCACCTTAGCGAGTCCGTGTGATGGG CAAGTTCAGCCTAACACAGACTGGCGCTTCTCTCAGACCCAGAGACCTGGAACGAGTGG cTCCCAGAATGGAGAGGAAGGTGGAGCCTGGCCGAACAACCAGTTTGACACAGAGATGCTCCAAGCCATGATCCTGGCTTCAGCAAATG AAGCTGCTGATGGCAACTCAACCCTGGGCGGCGGGACGGGCACCATGGGGCTGAGCACCCGCTATGGCCCCCAGTTCACCCTGCAGCACGTTCCTGATTACCGGCAGAACGTCTACATcccaggcagcactgccacccTCACCAATGCTGCTGGCAAGCGTGACGCCAAGAGCGCCAGCTCCTCGGGAGGCAACAAGAAGAAATCcgggaagaaggagaagaagtaA
- the LOC140656808 gene encoding protocadherin gamma-C3-like isoform X11 — translation MWRNWRQLICSHSSTAETMAAYEQVTSTLASPCDGQVQPNTDWRFSQTQRPGTSGSQNGEEGGAWPNNQFDTEMLQAMILASANEAADGNSTLGGGTGTMGLSTRYGPQFTLQHVPDYRQNVYIPGSTATLTNAAGKRDAKSASSSGGNKKKSGKKEKK, via the exons CCATTCTAGCACTGCAGAGACCATGGCTGCCTATGAGCAGGTGACCAGCACCTTAGCGAGTCCGTGTGATGGG CAAGTTCAGCCTAACACAGACTGGCGCTTCTCTCAGACCCAGAGACCTGGAACGAGTGG cTCCCAGAATGGAGAGGAAGGTGGAGCCTGGCCGAACAACCAGTTTGACACAGAGATGCTCCAAGCCATGATCCTGGCTTCAGCAAATG AAGCTGCTGATGGCAACTCAACCCTGGGCGGCGGGACGGGCACCATGGGGCTGAGCACCCGCTATGGCCCCCAGTTCACCCTGCAGCACGTTCCTGATTACCGGCAGAACGTCTACATcccaggcagcactgccacccTCACCAATGCTGCTGGCAAGCGTGACGCCAAGAGCGCCAGCTCCTCGGGAGGCAACAAGAAGAAATCcgggaagaaggagaagaagtaA
- the LOC140656808 gene encoding protocadherin gamma-C3-like isoform X12, with protein sequence MGSHSSTAETMAAYEQVTSTLASPCDGQVQPNTDWRFSQTQRPGTSGSQNGEEGGAWPNNQFDTEMLQAMILASANEAADGNSTLGGGTGTMGLSTRYGPQFTLQHVPDYRQNVYIPGSTATLTNAAGKRDAKSASSSGGNKKKSGKKEKK encoded by the exons ATGGGCAG CCATTCTAGCACTGCAGAGACCATGGCTGCCTATGAGCAGGTGACCAGCACCTTAGCGAGTCCGTGTGATGGG CAAGTTCAGCCTAACACAGACTGGCGCTTCTCTCAGACCCAGAGACCTGGAACGAGTGG cTCCCAGAATGGAGAGGAAGGTGGAGCCTGGCCGAACAACCAGTTTGACACAGAGATGCTCCAAGCCATGATCCTGGCTTCAGCAAATG AAGCTGCTGATGGCAACTCAACCCTGGGCGGCGGGACGGGCACCATGGGGCTGAGCACCCGCTATGGCCCCCAGTTCACCCTGCAGCACGTTCCTGATTACCGGCAGAACGTCTACATcccaggcagcactgccacccTCACCAATGCTGCTGGCAAGCGTGACGCCAAGAGCGCCAGCTCCTCGGGAGGCAACAAGAAGAAATCcgggaagaaggagaagaagtaA